The genome window CCGGGTTCTCGGCGACCATCTGCCCTACTGTCTTTTCCGTGCTGATCGACATGGCGTCTCCTTGGTCCTCTTGGACTGAGTCCAAGGTACGGGGCGCAGGAGGCCCTGCCGATGACTTTTGTCACAGCTGCAAGTGCATGACACTGAAGGGGAAGGCAGGCCTACTCGCTCGATTCCAACTCCGCCTCGAGGCGCGCCAGGTCGGGAACGACGACGTTTCTGCCCTCGACCACCACGATCTCCTCCGCCTGCAGGCGGCTCAAGTTGCGCGAGACCAGTTCGCGGACCGTCCCGATCATCCCGGCGATGTCCTGGTGCGTGGCGGGCAGGGTGAACTCGACGCCGCGCGCGGTCTTGGTGCC of Terriglobales bacterium contains these proteins:
- a CDS encoding helix-turn-helix domain-containing protein, coding for GTKTARGVEFTLPATHQDIAGMIGTVRELVSRNLSRLQAEEIVVVEGRNVVVPDLARLEAELESSE